A single window of Syntrophotalea acetylenica DNA harbors:
- a CDS encoding methionine adenosyltransferase, giving the protein MILVEPLQCPAVADQAFEIVERKGLGHPDSMCDAMLEEVSLQLSRYYLEEFGAVLHHNIDKGLLTAGSTEKWFGGGRILKPMELTIGDRATVLAKGKRIPVNEIATTAAKDWLRGHMRFVDPERHLDCRVVLSPGSEELTDIFARSEALRCANDSSAAVGYYPLSPTEQAVLDLERYVNGVDFKTRFPDTGEDVKVMGVRRGRQVDFTVAMPLLALQVASEGSYFERKRMLLADLQHYAARWPGFEAVRVRLNALDVPGRGLGGVYLSLLGTSAEDADSGQVGRGNRVNGLIPVGRPIGTEAVAGKNPVSHVGKIYNVLAHQAARAIYEQIPALQEVYVFLVSRIGMPVDRPQMMAARILPAPGQPFDMVSRTARTILEDALAKVGRLCGELIEGKYPVC; this is encoded by the coding sequence ATTCTGGTGGAACCTTTGCAGTGCCCGGCGGTGGCCGATCAGGCTTTCGAAATCGTGGAACGCAAGGGGCTGGGTCATCCCGACAGCATGTGCGATGCCATGCTGGAGGAAGTGTCCCTGCAACTGTCGCGCTATTATCTGGAAGAATTCGGGGCGGTGTTGCACCACAATATCGATAAGGGGTTGCTGACTGCCGGCAGCACCGAAAAATGGTTTGGCGGCGGCCGAATTCTCAAACCGATGGAGTTGACGATCGGTGATCGCGCCACCGTCCTGGCAAAAGGCAAGAGGATTCCCGTTAACGAAATCGCAACGACCGCGGCCAAAGACTGGCTGAGAGGCCACATGCGGTTCGTCGATCCGGAGCGGCATCTCGACTGTCGGGTGGTTCTGTCCCCGGGATCGGAAGAACTGACCGATATTTTTGCCAGGTCCGAAGCCCTAAGGTGCGCCAACGACAGCTCAGCGGCCGTCGGCTATTATCCCTTGAGCCCGACGGAACAGGCCGTGCTGGATCTGGAACGGTATGTCAACGGTGTCGATTTCAAGACCCGGTTTCCCGACACCGGCGAGGATGTCAAGGTCATGGGGGTGCGCCGCGGCCGGCAGGTCGACTTTACCGTCGCCATGCCATTGCTGGCCCTGCAGGTTGCCAGCGAGGGGAGCTATTTCGAACGCAAACGGATGCTGCTGGCGGATCTGCAACATTACGCGGCAAGGTGGCCGGGGTTCGAGGCGGTTCGCGTCCGTCTCAATGCCCTGGATGTCCCCGGCCGCGGTCTTGGGGGTGTTTATCTGAGCCTGCTCGGGACTTCAGCGGAAGATGCCGATTCCGGCCAGGTCGGCAGGGGCAATCGCGTCAACGGACTGATCCCCGTCGGCCGCCCCATCGGAACCGAAGCGGTGGCGGGCAAAAATCCGGTAAGCCATGTCGGAAAAATCTACAACGTGCTGGCGCATCAGGCGGCGCGGGCGATTTACGAACAGATTCCGGCATTGCAGGAGGTTTACGTGTTTCTGGTCAGCCGGATCGGTATGCCCGTCGATCGTCCGCAGATGATGGCGGCCCGGATCCTGCCCGCTCCGGGGCAGCCGTTTGACATGGTCAGCCGGACAGCGCGGACTATCCTGGAAGATGCGCTGGCGAAGGTGGGTAGGCTGTGCGGGGAGTTGATCGAGGGCAAGTACCCGGTGTGTTGA